A part of Methanobacterium bryantii genomic DNA contains:
- a CDS encoding glycosyltransferase family 2 protein: MTLNDLQIKNLSPLNRNLEDKMDQNSKKSNNFLNNWNIYVVMPAYNESKTIKNVIEDLKQRNLNMVIIDDGSHDKTYKIAENSVYDHGFIYRHVINRGLGAALETGIKAALAKNADIIVTFDADGQHNPDDIIPVCKPIMEKRADVVIGTRNFNEMPASKKFGNTVMNIITRIFYGIHVNDSQSGLRAFNRKAAKVLDITSRGYGVSSEIIGEIKKYDLKVEEVEIETIYTDYSMKKGTNLIVGLKILAKLIINILK; the protein is encoded by the coding sequence ATGACATTGAATGATCTTCAGATAAAAAATTTATCCCCTTTAAATAGAAATTTGGAAGATAAAATGGATCAAAATTCAAAAAAATCCAATAATTTCCTTAATAATTGGAATATATATGTGGTTATGCCTGCATATAATGAAAGTAAGACTATAAAAAATGTTATAGAAGATCTTAAACAAAGAAATTTAAACATGGTCATTATAGACGATGGATCTCATGACAAAACATATAAAATAGCGGAAAATTCTGTTTATGACCATGGGTTCATTTACAGACATGTGATAAATAGAGGATTAGGTGCTGCACTTGAAACTGGAATAAAAGCAGCGCTGGCAAAGAATGCAGATATAATAGTAACATTCGATGCAGATGGACAGCATAATCCCGATGATATAATTCCTGTATGCAAACCAATCATGGAAAAGAGAGCAGACGTTGTAATAGGAACAAGAAATTTTAATGAAATGCCTGCTTCTAAAAAATTTGGAAATACAGTTATGAACATAATAACGCGTATTTTTTATGGAATTCATGTAAATGACTCTCAATCAGGTTTACGAGCTTTCAACAGGAAAGCTGCTAAAGTTTTAGATATAACCTCAAGAGGTTATGGGGTATCTTCTGAGATAATAGGTGAAATTAAAAAATATGACTTAAAAGTAGAAGAAGTTGAAATCGAAACTATTTATACTGATTATTCCATGAAGAAAGGTACAAATTTAATAGTGGGTCTCAAAATACTTGCTAAATTAATAATAAATATCCTAAAATAA
- a CDS encoding flavodoxin family protein produces the protein MVKVIGVIGSPRKNGNTAYLVEKALEAAKESGADVESLYLGNMKMEPCNACDICKLTGECPKDDDVNEILSKLQEAHGIIIGSPVYFGTVTAQLKILMDRSRPLRADFKLKDKVSGAITVGASRNGGQETTCSAIHNFMLIQDAVIVGDGAPLAHYGGAGAAGAAGDAQNDEYGIETSKNLGKRVTELAKKINNIN, from the coding sequence GTGGTAAAAGTTATTGGAGTTATAGGTAGCCCGCGGAAAAATGGGAACACCGCATATTTAGTTGAAAAAGCATTGGAAGCTGCAAAAGAATCAGGAGCCGATGTTGAAAGTTTATACTTGGGAAATATGAAAATGGAACCCTGTAATGCATGTGATATATGTAAATTGACAGGTGAATGCCCAAAAGATGATGATGTAAATGAAATTCTTTCAAAACTTCAGGAAGCCCATGGAATAATCATTGGAAGCCCAGTTTACTTTGGAACTGTAACAGCACAGCTTAAAATACTTATGGATAGGTCAAGGCCACTTCGAGCTGATTTTAAACTTAAAGACAAAGTAAGTGGGGCAATAACTGTGGGAGCATCCAGAAACGGAGGACAGGAAACTACATGTTCGGCCATACATAATTTCATGCTTATTCAGGACGCTGTAATTGTAGGTGATGGTGCACCTCTTGCACACTATGGCGGTGCTGGAGCTGCAGGAGCTGCTGGCGATGCGCAAAATGATGAATATGGTATAGAAACATCAAAAAATTTAGGGAAAAGAGTAACTGAACTTGCCAAAAAAATTAACAATATTAATTAA
- a CDS encoding DUF2304 domain-containing protein, whose amino-acid sequence MIYNDLGALIGIIAIIIGILRLKNGKMSLGMALLWTIIWLVIIWISLFPESTNLLAGLTGIGRGLDAVLIFGLILSYYLIFKMYGMIENMDKEITLLVREIALQRGDLKEKIDNECSKDLDPSDEKSKTKSK is encoded by the coding sequence ATGATATATAACGATCTAGGAGCTCTTATAGGAATAATTGCCATAATTATAGGCATTTTAAGGTTAAAAAATGGTAAAATGTCCCTTGGAATGGCTTTACTCTGGACTATAATCTGGTTAGTTATAATATGGATTTCATTATTCCCCGAATCAACAAACTTACTTGCAGGATTAACTGGAATAGGGAGAGGTTTAGATGCAGTACTAATATTTGGACTTATTTTAAGTTATTATCTCATTTTCAAAATGTATGGCATGATAGAAAATATGGATAAAGAAATAACATTACTTGTGAGGGAAATTGCACTTCAAAGAGGAGATTTAAAGGAAAAAATAGATAATGAATGCTCAAAAGATCTAGATCCATCAGATGAAAAGAGTAAAACTAAATCAAAATAA
- a CDS encoding MnmC family methyltransferase, whose amino-acid sequence MKTKSNYQALTATDDALKIIRECFTEEHKGNKCARNKTKNLLKEYFIETADGSYTLKSNNVNDKSETMHTHHGAISESMEKFVKPAKLEGKKKVKILDICSGLGYNAASCIEFLGDDVDIEIDMIEISRETLASSLFIEDPIKSYSIIKSAVENKLYDDGTLGFKFNKDEIPDRIKINIYLSDARYVIKEIDKKYDAVFLDPFSPLKSPELYTIDFFLILKNILKDEGIILTYTSAAPVRSAMVHAGFHVGESPLFGRKSGGTVASKVPEVIEKSLPDNDERMIALSDAGVPFRDPELNASNDEIRERREKERKSLRGIKKFASTVKTPIYLGKDVNDARLKRRLLRNINTLGIADLKSKEAYYIICPQFDECICGCKASKLDNSSSRINEMIKRLTNVMEENKV is encoded by the coding sequence ATGAAAACAAAAAGCAATTATCAAGCATTAACTGCAACAGACGATGCTCTAAAAATTATCAGAGAATGCTTCACAGAAGAACATAAAGGGAATAAATGCGCAAGAAACAAGACAAAAAACCTTTTAAAGGAGTATTTTATAGAAACTGCAGATGGATCCTATACCTTAAAATCTAACAATGTAAATGACAAGTCTGAGACGATGCATACTCACCACGGGGCAATTTCGGAATCAATGGAGAAATTTGTTAAACCTGCAAAGCTTGAAGGAAAGAAAAAAGTTAAGATACTGGATATATGCAGCGGACTGGGTTATAATGCTGCTTCATGTATTGAATTTTTAGGTGATGATGTTGATATTGAAATTGATATGATTGAAATATCAAGAGAGACCCTTGCATCATCTCTTTTTATAGAAGACCCCATTAAGTCTTATAGTATCATAAAGAGCGCAGTGGAGAATAAATTATATGATGATGGAACTCTTGGTTTTAAATTCAATAAAGATGAGATACCAGATAGAATCAAGATTAATATATATTTGAGTGATGCTAGATATGTAATTAAAGAAATTGATAAGAAATATGATGCAGTATTTCTGGATCCATTTTCACCACTCAAATCCCCTGAATTGTATACCATTGATTTTTTCCTTATTTTGAAAAATATACTTAAAGATGAGGGGATTATTCTTACTTATACATCTGCAGCACCTGTCAGGTCTGCAATGGTACATGCAGGGTTTCATGTAGGTGAAAGTCCATTATTTGGGCGGAAAAGCGGGGGCACAGTGGCATCTAAAGTTCCTGAAGTAATCGAAAAATCACTCCCAGATAATGATGAGAGAATGATAGCACTCAGTGATGCAGGGGTCCCGTTTAGGGATCCGGAACTCAATGCGTCTAATGATGAAATAAGGGAAAGAAGAGAAAAGGAACGAAAATCTTTAAGGGGAATAAAAAAATTTGCATCGACTGTAAAAACTCCAATATACCTGGGTAAAGATGTTAATGACGCTCGACTTAAGAGGAGGCTCCTTAGAAATATTAATACGCTTGGAATCGCTGATTTAAAATCAAAAGAAGCATATTATATAATTTGCCCTCAATTTGATGAATGTATCTGTGGTTGTAAAGCTTCAAAATTAGATAATTCTTCCAGCAGGATAAATGAAATGATAAAAAGATTAACAAATGTAATGGAAGAAAATAAAGTATAA